A window of the Helianthus annuus cultivar XRQ/B chromosome 4, HanXRQr2.0-SUNRISE, whole genome shotgun sequence genome harbors these coding sequences:
- the LOC110934216 gene encoding uncharacterized protein LOC110934216, translating into MLGLDGAFIKGPYPGQVLSAVGVDPNNGIYPVSYAIVEAETLDSWTWFLEFLGDDLDLDANSNFTFLSDRQKGIIPAIMKVFPFAEHRFCLRHIYENMRLQFKGKAFKDLLWKCATTTTIVEFEKEMDALKSFNSECHLWLSNIPPKHWSRSHFSGRATSDMLLNNMCEVFNSKILEGRDKPIIAMLEFIREYCMRRIVNVLQLIERSDGLLTPYATELFEEIKKDATRYTIIWNGEGHYQVTGGVNQYVVNMEQRTCSCRRWELNGIPCRHAVAAIWNRASHGQVGLPESFVHPVYRMDRWKQVYTFKVYPINGKSMWPRSLLPTTITPPYYHKSVGRPKKTRRKAASELEDITKGRRLRKVGTSGTCGKCGNTGHNSRSCNGRSEVVPTQQTSAKSSKLAVGSKGQKGKKHCVGSSEGLKGKKDVQKQKACRKCKGIGHNSRTCQGETMEPVYVLVVCMQLCL; encoded by the exons ATGTTGGGACTTGATGGGGCTTTCATAAAAGGTCCATATCCAGGCCAGGTTCTTAGTGCAGTTGGGGTTGATCCCAATAATGGCATTTACCCTGTCTCATATGCTATAGTAGAGGCTGAAACACTAGACTCTTGGACTTGGTTTCTAGAATTCTTAGGTGATGATTTGGATTTGGATGCCAATTCAAACTTTACATTCTTAAGTGACAGGCAAAAG GGCATTATTCCAGCAATTATGAAGGTCTTCCCATTTGCTGAGCATAGATTTTGCCTAAGACACATCTATGAAAACATGAGATTACAATTCAAAGGAAAGGCCTTCAAAGACCTTTTGTGGAAATGTGCAACAACAACAACTATTGTTGAATTTGAAAAGGAGATGGATGCTTTAAAAAGTTTCAACAGTGAATGTCACTTGTGGTTATCTAACATACCTCCTAAACATTGGTCAAGGTCTCATTTTTCTG GAAGGGCAACATCTGATATGTTGCTCAACAACATGTGTGAGGTGTTCAATTCAAAGATACTTGAAGGAAGGGACAAGCCCATCATTGCAATGTTAGAATTCATTAGAGAGTACTGCATGAGAAGAATTGTTAATGTTCTTCAGTTGATTGAGAGGAGTGATGGTTTACTAACACCATATGCAACTGAGTTGTTTGAGGAAATTAAGAAGGATGCTACCAGGTACACTATAATTTGGAATGGTGAAGGGCACTATCAAGTAACTGGTGGTGTTAATCAGTATGTGGTGAACATGGAACAGAGGACATGCAGTTGCAGAAGATGGGAACTCAATGGTATACCTTGCAGACATGCTGTCGCAGCCATCTGGAACAGAGCTTCACATGGCCAAGTGGGCTTACCAGAAAGCTTTGTCCATCCTGTTTATAGGATGGATAGGTGGAAGCAAGTTTACACATTCAAGGTGTATCCAATTAATGGTAAGTCAATGTGGCCAAGATCCCTACTGCCAACAACAATCACACCACCATATTACCATAAGTCTGTTGGGAGGCCAAAAAAAACAAGGAGAAAAGCAGCCTCAGAGTTAGAGGACATCACAAAGGGTCGGAGACTAAGGAAGGTTGGTACATCAGGTACTTGTGGAAAGTGTGGTAATACAGGGCACAACAGCAGGTCCTGTAATGGTAGGTCAGAGGTTGTCCCAACTCAGCAAACTAGTGCTAAGTCCAGTAAACTTGCTGTTGGATCAAAAGGGCAGAAAGGGAAAAAACATTGTGTTGGAAGTAGCGAAGGTCTGAAAGGGAAGAAGGATGTCCAAAAGCAGAAGGCTTGTCGAAAGTGTAAGGGGATAGGTCATAACAGTAGAACTTGTCAAGGGGAGACCATGGAACCTGTTTATGTATTAGTAGTATGTATGCAATTATGTTTATGA